From one Paenibacillus terrae HPL-003 genomic stretch:
- a CDS encoding SPRY domain-containing protein codes for MKNIIFKKLGTMMLALLIGASVFSLFPTVTKAETTNVTWKNGSVTTTLDGSGTSDRATVGKTSGKWYWEVKLSNTASIVGITGESDRQYQGIYGNTGEIFNNITSLVRIGYNIHFGLNDVIGVALDLDNDKIVWYKNGVFLGANSIKPSELEGSRIFPVIVSGTSQKIGFEANFGARDFKYPIPKGFLPYQDSGTSTTPDPSTTPDPSTTPDPSTTPDPSTTPGSSTTPGSSTTPGSSDTDGSSQPTGDRAILTVTMDNGFDKEFDLSKKELNAFIAWYDAKDAGRGASFFAIDKHNNNKGPFSNRKEYVIFNKILTFEVSEYSTK; via the coding sequence ATGAAAAATATTATATTCAAAAAACTAGGAACAATGATGCTAGCCCTGCTCATTGGAGCTTCGGTGTTCTCATTGTTCCCTACAGTAACAAAAGCTGAGACTACAAACGTAACTTGGAAAAACGGTTCTGTAACAACTACTCTTGATGGATCAGGAACAAGCGACAGAGCGACAGTAGGGAAAACAAGCGGGAAATGGTATTGGGAAGTAAAGCTCAGCAATACTGCTTCAATCGTAGGAATAACAGGGGAATCAGACCGACAGTATCAAGGGATTTACGGAAATACTGGTGAAATTTTCAATAACATTACATCACTAGTAAGGATAGGTTACAATATTCATTTTGGACTTAATGACGTTATCGGCGTTGCATTAGACTTAGATAACGATAAAATTGTTTGGTACAAGAATGGGGTTTTCCTCGGAGCAAATTCCATTAAACCATCTGAACTAGAGGGATCCCGGATTTTCCCTGTGATTGTAAGCGGAACTTCTCAGAAAATAGGTTTTGAAGCTAATTTTGGAGCAAGAGATTTTAAATATCCTATTCCTAAAGGATTTCTACCTTATCAAGATTCGGGTACATCTACAACGCCTGATCCGTCTACAACACCCGATCCATCTACAACACCTGATCCATCTACAACACCTGATCCATCTACAACACCTGGTTCATCTACTACGCCTGGTTCGTCTACAACACCTGGTTCGTCGGATACAGATGGGTCCTCGCAACCAACTGGTGACCGCGCTATTCTGACTGTAACTATGGACAATGGTTTTGATAAGGAATTCGATCTGAGTAAAAAAGAACTGAATGCCTTCATCGCTTGGTATGACGCAAAAGATGCTGGCAGAGGCGCTTCTTTCTTTGCCATTGACAAGCACAATAACAACAAAGGTCCTTTCAGCAATCGCAAGGAATACGTCATCTTTAACAAAATACTCACGTTTGAAGTAAGCGAGTATTCAACGAAATAG
- a CDS encoding glycosyltransferase family 2 protein produces MPRASVILPVYNNAAFVLEAVHSILAQTYSDFELILIDDGSTDGSAHLISQITDPRVIKIFHSPNRGLVATLNEGLNMATGDYIVRMDSDDISTPDRLAVQISFMDQNPSIDLCGGAYTTSIGGVTRFNPASHEEIRTWLLFHCCICHPAIIIRNSMIHRLGVQYDSNYPHAEDYELWNRLASQIQMVNLPINLLYYRQHKGQVSIQHRAIQDVTARRIRQRQFSQMGLELSDEENQIMVDILQYNVNANDYNSYVRALGFVNWVLDQNRKYSVYNQELLNMAFSRCISKIPYSIT; encoded by the coding sequence ATGCCACGAGCTTCAGTTATACTGCCAGTTTATAATAATGCGGCATTTGTTTTGGAGGCAGTACACAGTATTTTAGCTCAAACCTATTCGGATTTTGAATTAATTCTGATTGATGATGGTTCCACAGATGGATCTGCTCATCTTATTTCACAAATAACGGATCCTAGGGTAATTAAGATCTTCCATAGTCCAAATAGAGGGTTGGTAGCCACACTAAACGAAGGTTTAAATATGGCAACAGGCGACTACATCGTTCGAATGGATAGTGATGATATTTCTACGCCAGATCGGCTAGCTGTGCAAATATCATTCATGGATCAAAACCCCTCGATTGATCTATGCGGTGGTGCTTATACTACTTCAATAGGAGGAGTGACTAGATTTAATCCAGCCAGTCATGAAGAAATTAGAACATGGTTGCTTTTTCATTGCTGCATCTGCCATCCTGCCATAATAATACGCAATAGCATGATTCATCGGCTAGGCGTTCAGTATGATAGTAATTATCCCCATGCCGAAGACTATGAGTTGTGGAACCGATTAGCGTCTCAAATACAAATGGTTAACCTTCCTATAAATTTATTGTATTATCGTCAACATAAAGGACAAGTGTCCATTCAGCACAGGGCAATACAAGACGTTACCGCTCGGAGAATTCGACAAAGACAGTTTAGCCAGATGGGCTTGGAATTATCAGATGAAGAAAATCAGATTATGGTGGATATTCTTCAGTATAATGTGAATGCAAATGATTACAATAGTTACGTTAGAGCTTTGGGATTTGTGAATTGGGTGCTGGATCAAAACCGCAAGTATTCGGTTTACAATCAGGAACTATTAAACATGGCTTTTTCACGGTGCATATCCAAGATTCCATATTCAATAACATAG